ACAGTATATGTAGTTGTTACAGCTGTAGTAACTAATGAGTTTGAAAGAACAAATTGGACTATCCATTCGTTCAGCACGCAGGAAGCTACGGGTGAGGGTGCAAATAATGGAAGAGCAGTTTTTTTACTTGACAATGTTCTCAGTACATTTTGGACCAGTCAGTGGAATGGATCTGAACCTGCACCTCCACACTTTGTAGCTTTTGATATGAAAGCTACCTTGAGCTTATCTGGTTTATACATTACTGGCAGACAAGTTACTTCGGTAAGTGGGCCACCAAAAACCATTGTAGTAGAGGTCAGTAATGATGGAACAACCTGGCAAAATGCAGGAACGTATGAATTGGCATTGGTTCAAACCAGGCAGACCGTAGCGTTTCCACAAAAATACAGTGCTCGTTATTTTAAAGTAACTGTTACTGTAGTTTATGGGACTTCAAGAAGTACTTACCTATCGGAAGTTTCAGCGTATTAACCTTAAAACATTTGCCCTTATTTAGGCAAATACATTCAATTTGGTAGAGGGTATTCGGGGGGATACCCTCTCCATTTTGTTAATTTACAACCTAACCAACCAATACTGATGCTGAATTTTAAGAGAACGATGCTGTGCAGTCTTTTTTTACTTCAATTTACCCTCGCCTTTGCGCAGCTGGTTGAAAAAAGAAGTTATGCTAAAATAGCTGCTGGTGATTCTGAAGCCGATATCATCCGCAAGGCCGCAAATATCCGTCCATCTGCAAGACAATTGCGCTGGCAAAAACTAGAACTAACTGCCTTTTTGCATTTTGGCATCAATACATTTACCGGAAGAGAGTGGGGGGATGGAACAGAAAGCCCGGCTATATTTAATCCAACAGAACTTGATGCCAGGCAATGGGTACGTACCTGTAAAGAAGCTGGTTTTAAACAGGTAATTTTAACAGCTAAACACCATGATGGCTTTTGCCTTTGGCCAAGTAAATACACACAACATTCTGTAAAAAGCAGTCCCTGGAGAAATGGTGCCGGAGATGTGGTAAAAGAAGTGGCAGACGCTTGTCATGAATATGGTATAGGTTTCGGCATTTACCTGTCACCCTGGGATCGCAATAGCAGCTATTTCGGAACACCAGCTTATAATGACTATTTTATCCATCAACTCACAGAATTACTTACCCAATATGGAAAAGTAGATGAGCTTTGGTTTGATGGAGCAAATGGAGAAGGACCTGGAGGGAAAAAGCAGGTCTATGAATTTAACCGCTGGTATGCTTTAATTCGCAAACTACAACCCTCTGCCGTTATTGCGGTAATGGGGCCAGACGTACGTTGGGTAGGTACAGAGTCAGGGTATGGCAGGGAAACAGAGTGGAGCGTAGTACCAGGAGATGCCTTGATTCAAGATCAGATTGCTGCAGCCTCGCAAAAAACAACCGGGTTTGCCCCCATGAATATGATGGAGGATGACCTTGGCAGCCTGGAAAAAATTACAAGGTCCAAAAGTTTGGTTTGGTATCCTGCAGAGATAGACGTTTCTATACGTCCGGGCTGGTTTTATCACCAGGAAGAAGATAGCAAAGTGAAAAGCACCGCAACGCTTATGGACATTTATT
The nucleotide sequence above comes from Pedobacter sp. MC2016-14. Encoded proteins:
- a CDS encoding alpha-L-fucosidase — its product is MLNFKRTMLCSLFLLQFTLAFAQLVEKRSYAKIAAGDSEADIIRKAANIRPSARQLRWQKLELTAFLHFGINTFTGREWGDGTESPAIFNPTELDARQWVRTCKEAGFKQVILTAKHHDGFCLWPSKYTQHSVKSSPWRNGAGDVVKEVADACHEYGIGFGIYLSPWDRNSSYFGTPAYNDYFIHQLTELLTQYGKVDELWFDGANGEGPGGKKQVYEFNRWYALIRKLQPSAVIAVMGPDVRWVGTESGYGRETEWSVVPGDALIQDQIAAASQKTTGFAPMNMMEDDLGSLEKITRSKSLVWYPAEIDVSIRPGWFYHQEEDSKVKSTATLMDIYYSSVGRNGVLLLNMPPDKRGLLTDYDVKALMDFKDQRDKVFSNNLVKAAKVVTKRNKDTTTMLLTLPEKAAFNLLVVQEKLEKGQRVAQFELEYMENGSWKSATKGTTIGSKRILNFTAVTAKELRLTVSKSRLKPVISEIGLYFQQPNP